The segment CAGCGCCAGTACCTTATCGGCACGCTGGCCATGGTGCTCGGTGGTGGCAGTCAACTCTCGGTGCTCAACTTCTGCACCGGAGATCAGGTCTTCGGCGGCTTCGTCCCAGCTTTGCTCTGGGGCATCAGAAGGAACAAGCCCCTGCGGGGCAGGGGCTTGTTCGATAGTTGCAGCTTGCGCAGTTTGTTTGCGTTGCGATGCCATCGCTTAACGAGAGGGCAGGTAACGCGAAGGATCGACAGGTTTGCCCTGGCGACGCACTTCAAAGTGCAGCTTGACGCGATCCGCATCGGTGCTGCCCATTTCGGCAATTTTCTGACCCTTCTTCACGGACTGATCTTCCTTAACCAGCAAAGACTGGTTGTGGGCATAGGCCGTCAGATAGGTGTTGTTGTGCTTCAAGATGATCAGGTTGCCGTAACCACGCAAGCCAGCGCCGGCATACACCACACGGCCGTCAGCAGCAGCGATCACAGGGTCACCCGCTTTACCGCTGATGTCATAACCCTTGTTGCGCTGCTCATCAAAGCCAGCAATCAGCGAACCACTGGCAGGCCAGATGAAGTTGACAGCATCAGCACCCGAGGCTGCTGGTGCGCTGCTTGGGGGCGCCGAGGGCACAGGCGTTGCTGTTGCGGCTGGTGCTGTTGGTGTCGTTGCAGCGCCACCACCAACCACCACAGGAGCCACGGTGCGACCCGAGCCAGTCGAGGTTGATGCCACTGACGCATCGCGCCCAGGCGGCACTACGCGCACGACTTGACCGACTTCGATTGCATTGGGGTTGTCCAGATTGCTCCAGCGGGCAATGTCTTTCCAGCTCTGACCATGCTCCAAGCCCACGCGAATCAGCGTGTCACCGGGCTTGATGGTGTAGTAACCAGGCTTGCCCGCATTTTCTGCACCGGGCAGAGATTTGACGTCCACAGTCGAAGAGGCGGAAGACGACTGTCCGCGATCTTCCACAGGAGCCCTGTTTGCCTGAGTAGAGCAACCGGCGAGGATGACACCTGCCAGCACTGCCGATCCCAATGCACCAAGACTTCGCGATACCAACATAAGCTATTCCCTTTTAGGCTATCCCCGATTTTAGAGGGACAAAGTTAACTGCTTCCAGAACTGTTTGTGTAAACCCGTGTGAACTCTTGTCAATCACCAGCAGCGCTTGCTTACCCGAGCCTACGACGACGGGGGCAACAAGGCGCCCGCCTACAGCCAATTGTTCACACCAAGCTTGTGGCACAGCTTCTCCGCCAGCCGCACAGATAATGCCGGCATAAGGCGCCCCGCTGGCAAAACCCACCATTCCATCACCCAAAATCAAGTGAACATTCGATAAACGCATGGGGCGCAAATTACTGCGCGCTTTCTCGTGCAGGCCGCGCAAACGCTCTATCGAATAAACCTCTTTGGTCACCATAGCCAGCACAGCGGCCTGATAGCCACAGCCTGTGCCAACTTCCAGCACCCGGCCCTGCCCACTTCTGGCGGCATCAGAGTCCAACAATAGCTCAATCATCCGCGCCACAACACTGGGCTTGGAGATGGTCTGAGCCAGACCAATCGGCAAGCTGGTGTCTTCATAGGCCTGATTGACCAAGGCACTATCCACAAACCGGTGGCGCTCCACGGTGGCCATGGCGTGCAACACCGCAGGGTTGCTAACGCCTGCAGCAGCGATGCGCTGGACCATTCGCGCACGCACCGCTGATGAGTCAAGCCCCACACCCACTGGCGAGGCTGATACACCCAAGGGGTAGATAGACTTAGGAGCAGGCGAGCGCGCAGCGCTAGAGCCTGTTTGCACCGAGGTCTGCACGGAGCGGGCAATCCAGCCCGGAACTTGGGGCGAACGGCGTTCAGTCACGAAGCCGCACCTGTCAGTTTGCTAGCCGTCTGCGCCCAATAACCCAAACTATCGTGATCCGTTAAATCCACTTTCAGCGGCGTCATCGCCACATGGCCATGAGCCGTGGCGTGAAAGTCCGTGCCTTCTGAATCATCCTTGGCAGCGCCTGCACTGCCAATCCAGTACATGGTCTCGCCACGCGGGCTTTGCTGAACAATAGCTTGCTCTGCCGAGTGGCGACGGCCTAATCTGCACAATTTGACGCTCTTGATCGCATCCAGCGGCATATTGGGAATGTTCACGTTCAGCAGCCAAGGTGACGTGCCTATGAGCTGCTGCGACTGCATGTCCAGCACCATCTGGCGGGCCTTGGCGGCAGCGGCTTCAATTTCCCCCCACCCCTTATCAACCTGCGAGAAGGCGATGGAGGGAATGCCGAACAAAAAACCTTCCATGGCCGCGCCCACAGTGCCTGAGTAAATGGTGTCGTCCCCCATATTGGCGCCGTTGTTGATGCCGGAGACCACCAAGTCAGGTCGGTAGCCCAACAAGCCCGTCAGCGCGATATGCACGCAATCGGCAGGCGTGCCATTCACATAGCGAAAGCCGTTATAGGCCTTGTGTACATAAAGCGGCGCGTTCAGCGTCAGGGCGTTGGACTTGGCGCTGTTGTTGTGCTCAGGCGCCACCACTTCAACGTCTGCCACGGTGCGCAGGGCATCGTGCAAAGCCACGATACCGGGGGCCTGAAAGCCGTCGTCATTGCAAATAAGAATCTTCATGGATGGCACGGATTGTAGGGCGCTCCAAGGTCACGGCAGAGACACGCTGCATCCGCACCACACTTCTATCATCAGAGCGCCTTTTACCCCCAGAAGACCGACTCTAAAGATCAGGAGACATTCCCATGCACGCTTGGCTTTGCACCACCCCCACCGGCGTTGAGACTTTGCAGTGGACCGAGCAGCCAACACCCCAGCCCGGCCCCGGTCAGGTGCTGCTGGAAGTCAAGGCGGCCAGCCTGAATTTTCCGGACCTGCTGATTGTGCAGAACAAATACCAGATCAAGCCCCC is part of the Comamonas sp. Y33R10-2 genome and harbors:
- a CDS encoding peptidoglycan DD-metalloendopeptidase family protein, whose protein sequence is MLVSRSLGALGSAVLAGVILAGCSTQANRAPVEDRGQSSSASSTVDVKSLPGAENAGKPGYYTIKPGDTLIRVGLEHGQSWKDIARWSNLDNPNAIEVGQVVRVVPPGRDASVASTSTGSGRTVAPVVVGGGAATTPTAPAATATPVPSAPPSSAPAASGADAVNFIWPASGSLIAGFDEQRNKGYDISGKAGDPVIAAADGRVVYAGAGLRGYGNLIILKHNNTYLTAYAHNQSLLVKEDQSVKKGQKIAEMGSTDADRVKLHFEVRRQGKPVDPSRYLPSR
- a CDS encoding protein-L-isoaspartate(D-aspartate) O-methyltransferase translates to MTERRSPQVPGWIARSVQTSVQTGSSAARSPAPKSIYPLGVSASPVGVGLDSSAVRARMVQRIAAAGVSNPAVLHAMATVERHRFVDSALVNQAYEDTSLPIGLAQTISKPSVVARMIELLLDSDAARSGQGRVLEVGTGCGYQAAVLAMVTKEVYSIERLRGLHEKARSNLRPMRLSNVHLILGDGMVGFASGAPYAGIICAAGGEAVPQAWCEQLAVGGRLVAPVVVGSGKQALLVIDKSSHGFTQTVLEAVNFVPLKSGIA
- the surE gene encoding 5'/3'-nucleotidase SurE: MKILICNDDGFQAPGIVALHDALRTVADVEVVAPEHNNSAKSNALTLNAPLYVHKAYNGFRYVNGTPADCVHIALTGLLGYRPDLVVSGINNGANMGDDTIYSGTVGAAMEGFLFGIPSIAFSQVDKGWGEIEAAAAKARQMVLDMQSQQLIGTSPWLLNVNIPNMPLDAIKSVKLCRLGRRHSAEQAIVQQSPRGETMYWIGSAGAAKDDSEGTDFHATAHGHVAMTPLKVDLTDHDSLGYWAQTASKLTGAAS